A stretch of the Parabacteroides timonensis genome encodes the following:
- a CDS encoding DUF3575 domain-containing protein, which translates to MRTVFLLFIFLIFTVTSAFSQKVAVKSNLLYDLTTTMNLGVELGLSKKWTLDVSANYNPWKFGDDSDAMRLRHWLVQPELRYWTCEKFVGHFLGIHGHYGDYNVGGIKFLSDNMEKSRYQGTLYGAGLSYGYQWLLSNRWSMEAVVGVGWAHLNQDKYPCTACGDKIQKDRDYFGVTKLALSVVYFFK; encoded by the coding sequence ATGAGGACCGTTTTTTTACTTTTCATTTTCCTGATATTTACGGTGACAAGTGCTTTCAGCCAAAAAGTGGCTGTAAAGTCTAACTTGCTCTATGATTTGACTACCACCATGAACCTGGGAGTTGAATTGGGCTTGAGTAAAAAATGGACGTTGGACGTTTCCGCAAACTATAATCCTTGGAAATTTGGAGATGATAGCGATGCTATGCGTCTGCGTCATTGGCTGGTACAACCTGAATTACGGTATTGGACTTGTGAGAAATTCGTGGGACATTTTCTGGGAATTCATGGACACTACGGAGACTACAATGTAGGTGGAATAAAATTCCTGAGTGACAATATGGAAAAGAGCCGTTACCAGGGAACTCTTTACGGAGCCGGGCTTTCGTATGGTTATCAGTGGTTGTTGAGTAACCGTTGGAGCATGGAAGCGGTGGTAGGGGTCGGTTGGGCCCATCTGAACCAGGATAAATATCCATGTACAGCATGTGGCGACAAAATTCAAAAAGACAGAGATTATTTTGGTGTGACGAAACTTGCACTTTCGGTTGTTTACTTTTTTAAATAA
- a CDS encoding Mfa1 family fimbria major subunit (Members of this family are fimbrial shaft proteins (major subunit proteins), found in the Bacteriodetes. The family is named for Mfa1 from Porphyromonas gingivalis, and is related to but distinct from the family of FimA from the species.) has translation MRIKSIFAVLLAIATMASCSDNVEGEGPDTGTDPSGTAYMSLNVTYPDLKSRASIEKPAEKEEGDIREFYVLTFDVTKKLIKHANATNYYTRLSGENTTEALKVNPDTKFLLVVANPGTKMEGRLASLGSTTTYNDFNEAIVLDALTSSQTPDALVGEIMASVNPTTGIGQYFTMINVGTYESGWPDDGLLDVTTNVIKVDPQGTYKTDAEAKAAASAPGNKATLKIERLASKMVVNAVKENITVHPSGAEFEFGKWILDYRNSTFFPYAKKSDITGGHTGTFYDGQNFYTEDPNYSLPDQETGIILNKVSDSDPVPVDALWKGSTKADYCIENTMAADAQKFGAATRVVIKGKYCPKDFTLGDDWFYYNGQAYDLASLKTAYDAAKVAQSAMGDLLIAATDKFLVEVNKANNAISTSDLSALTKEQLVDIEDGGEITKIDDCLWWYQGSLNYYYYEIRHDNSELPNMAFGKYGVARNNWYNLTLKNVRGKGTPWYPGGGPEDPDPEEDIDQDSAYLDFEIEVGPWIFWTTDFDI, from the coding sequence ATGAGAATCAAATCTATTTTTGCCGTATTACTGGCTATAGCCACAATGGCAAGTTGTTCAGACAACGTTGAAGGAGAAGGGCCTGATACTGGCACGGATCCTTCGGGGACGGCTTATATGTCGTTAAATGTAACGTATCCAGATCTAAAGTCACGTGCTTCAATAGAGAAACCTGCTGAGAAAGAAGAAGGTGATATTAGAGAGTTCTATGTATTGACGTTTGATGTAACCAAGAAATTAATCAAACATGCTAATGCAACGAATTATTATACTAGACTTTCTGGTGAAAACACAACTGAAGCTCTTAAAGTAAATCCAGACACCAAATTTTTGCTTGTAGTTGCTAATCCGGGAACTAAAATGGAAGGTAGACTCGCTTCCTTAGGTTCAACAACGACTTATAATGATTTCAATGAAGCAATTGTTTTAGATGCTCTTACCAGCAGTCAGACTCCTGATGCTCTTGTCGGAGAGATCATGGCATCAGTGAACCCTACTACTGGCATTGGTCAATACTTTACGATGATTAATGTAGGTACCTATGAATCGGGATGGCCGGATGATGGTTTGCTTGATGTAACCACTAATGTTATAAAGGTTGATCCTCAGGGTACATATAAAACAGACGCAGAAGCTAAAGCTGCGGCGAGTGCCCCTGGGAATAAAGCAACCCTTAAAATTGAACGCCTAGCGTCTAAAATGGTTGTAAATGCTGTTAAAGAAAATATTACGGTGCACCCATCGGGTGCAGAGTTTGAGTTTGGAAAGTGGATACTTGATTATCGTAACAGTACATTTTTCCCTTATGCTAAGAAGAGTGATATAACCGGCGGTCATACGGGAACTTTTTATGATGGTCAGAACTTCTATACAGAAGATCCTAACTACAGTTTACCTGATCAGGAAACAGGAATTATTTTAAACAAAGTTTCTGATTCAGATCCTGTTCCGGTTGATGCACTATGGAAGGGGAGTACTAAAGCGGATTATTGTATTGAGAATACGATGGCTGCGGATGCACAAAAATTTGGAGCAGCTACACGTGTAGTTATTAAAGGAAAGTACTGTCCTAAAGATTTTACTTTGGGAGACGATTGGTTCTATTATAATGGTCAAGCTTATGACCTTGCGTCTCTAAAAACAGCTTATGATGCTGCTAAAGTAGCGCAGTCAGCTATGGGTGATTTACTTATTGCGGCAACTGATAAATTTTTGGTAGAGGTAAATAAGGCAAATAATGCTATCAGTACTTCTGATCTTAGTGCACTCACTAAAGAGCAGCTGGTAGATATTGAGGATGGTGGTGAAATTACCAAAATAGACGATTGTCTTTGGTGGTATCAAGGTAGTCTTAATTATTACTACTACGAGATTCGGCATGATAATTCAGAACTTCCTAATATGGCTTTTGGTAAATACGGTGTAGCCCGTAATAACTGGTATAACTTGACTCTGAAGAATGTCAGAGGTAAAGGTACGCCATGGTATCCTGGTGGTGGTCCTGAAGATCCAGATCCGGAAGAAGATATTGACCAGGATAGTGCTTATCTGGATTTCGAAATAGAGGTAGGTCCATGGATTTTCTGGACTACAGATTTTGATATCTAA
- a CDS encoding FimB/Mfa2 family fimbrial subunit: protein MFGNIKQLFLLIIFLVPASCTSIFEDMPRCELWLKFVFDHNMEYADSFSPQVKSVDVFVFDSNDKLLFTKRTEAAGLVDGNRMPLADDLAYGKYKVLTLGGLSDNFRVSDYLGQDVVPGVTTLQQFMFALERRSDEVNFEFPHLYLGEALEIDYSPENADHKVYQVNLMRITNRFNIMLVSLNGAAPATEIPPYTFEIVTPESGTYSWENEPLDVTHPVTYSPYYLNRGETSDILVSAHLNTLRLLNREGLDYKIIVRDTKTLNEVWSYNLLTLLLYTKPINRHDGTALPFQEYLDREGEWNLIFCVTEKDPGSGNAFLSIGLQIADWIYWLHDIEIE, encoded by the coding sequence ATGTTCGGAAATATCAAACAGTTGTTCTTGCTTATCATATTCCTTGTACCGGCTTCGTGTACCTCGATCTTTGAGGATATGCCCCGTTGCGAGCTGTGGTTGAAATTCGTATTCGATCATAATATGGAATATGCGGACTCGTTTAGTCCACAGGTGAAATCGGTAGACGTATTCGTGTTCGACAGCAATGATAAACTATTATTCACCAAACGTACCGAAGCTGCCGGATTAGTCGATGGTAACAGAATGCCGTTGGCAGACGATCTTGCATACGGGAAGTACAAGGTGCTTACTCTCGGAGGGTTGTCCGATAATTTTCGTGTTTCCGATTATCTCGGACAAGATGTGGTTCCGGGAGTTACAACACTTCAACAATTTATGTTTGCCCTGGAACGCAGGTCGGACGAGGTGAACTTCGAATTCCCTCATCTTTATTTAGGCGAAGCCCTGGAAATAGACTATTCCCCGGAAAACGCCGACCATAAAGTGTATCAGGTGAACCTGATGCGCATTACCAATCGGTTTAATATCATGCTGGTTAGTTTGAACGGAGCGGCTCCAGCTACTGAAATTCCTCCGTATACCTTTGAAATTGTTACACCGGAAAGCGGCACCTATTCATGGGAGAACGAACCGTTGGATGTAACTCATCCGGTAACTTATTCACCTTACTATCTCAACAGAGGAGAGACTAGTGACATTCTTGTATCTGCCCACCTGAATACCCTTCGGTTATTGAATAGGGAAGGACTCGATTATAAGATTATTGTACGCGATACGAAAACACTTAACGAAGTATGGAGCTATAATTTACTGACTCTATTGTTGTATACCAAGCCTATCAACAGGCATGACGGTACAGCCCTGCCTTTCCAAGAATATCTGGACCGTGAAGGGGAGTGGAACCTTATTTTCTGCGTGACTGAAAAAGATCCTGGAAGCGGAAATGCTTTTCTGTCGATCGGTCTTCAGATTGCCGACTGGATATATTGGCTTCATGATATAGAGATTGAATAA
- a CDS encoding fimbrial protein, producing MRYRLLYIVFFVLAMTLVSCGEKEIISPLATRASLWVYLDDDTDKDRQELIKTIRFIIFDDASLATVKLDKNIFSEVLSPETATDIKVKEVEVTPNDDKVVVVIINEPAELTGQLDLIDDMTTLENVTYDIARILNNSGQEIVATTGMPMVGVIRDVAVANGYTETVKMVVERAVARVDVYLGVRKDSEHEIGYFKQTADAEASSVTLYNLSYNSYFVMGNVSNGTRGNATASKNYGKVMGSVADGVLVDQTWTATKDTTWQYSSATGAKNQQLLCSFYTAERIFRSNYTDRLAISMANFKKATLSVGMDKRPIETVTQRTSEDVEAVSFTEIRRNNVYVITAYVGEVFEIDIHQVSVENWGTRQDIDLDIKL from the coding sequence ATGCGATATAGACTATTATATATAGTTTTTTTTGTTCTTGCCATGACTTTGGTCTCGTGTGGCGAAAAAGAGATTATTTCTCCACTAGCTACCCGTGCGTCTTTATGGGTCTACCTAGATGATGATACGGATAAAGACCGACAGGAATTAATAAAAACTATCCGATTTATCATATTCGACGATGCGTCGTTGGCTACAGTGAAATTGGATAAAAATATTTTTTCAGAAGTTCTGTCGCCGGAAACAGCGACAGATATAAAAGTAAAAGAGGTAGAGGTCACTCCCAACGATGACAAGGTTGTGGTAGTGATCATCAATGAGCCGGCTGAGCTGACGGGACAACTCGATCTCATTGACGACATGACTACCTTAGAGAATGTAACGTATGATATTGCCCGGATTCTGAACAACAGCGGTCAGGAGATTGTTGCTACTACAGGTATGCCTATGGTTGGAGTAATCCGGGATGTAGCTGTTGCTAACGGCTATACAGAAACAGTGAAGATGGTGGTCGAACGTGCCGTAGCGAGGGTGGATGTCTATCTGGGAGTCCGGAAAGATTCTGAGCATGAAATCGGATATTTTAAACAAACTGCTGACGCGGAGGCCAGTAGCGTTACCTTGTATAACCTTTCCTATAACAGCTATTTTGTGATGGGGAACGTATCCAACGGTACGCGTGGTAACGCCACTGCATCGAAGAATTACGGCAAGGTTATGGGCAGTGTAGCTGATGGTGTTTTAGTCGATCAGACATGGACTGCAACAAAGGATACAACCTGGCAGTATTCTTCTGCTACCGGTGCAAAGAACCAACAGTTACTCTGTTCGTTCTATACAGCTGAACGTATCTTCCGTTCAAACTATACTGACAGGTTGGCTATTAGTATGGCGAACTTTAAAAAAGCGACTTTGTCTGTCGGTATGGATAAAAGACCGATAGAAACGGTCACCCAAAGAACTTCGGAGGATGTAGAAGCTGTGTCTTTTACTGAAATCCGAAGAAATAATGTATATGTAATAACGGCCTATGTAGGGGAAGTCTTTGAGATTGACATACATCAGGTCTCCGTTGAAAACTGGGGTACAAGACAAGACATCGATTTAGATATAAAGCTGTGA
- a CDS encoding fimbrillin family protein produces the protein MMKFGIYINKIKYTVTAVILAAALSSCEKMIGGGMDTEQIVVRSIVTEGTSVTKGTAIDSDADLLGLNFGIYASRIPASSSEQIYFEDAKAKVNGDYTASLSPIRYWPDEATDRLKFFSWYPCDGSYTPTASFAAGRLSLNYTVNTNAANHVDVLTAVSEPLAWKSPVSIHFYHTLTKVSFTFKKVAPAPDVVTINKIEFQDIGKSGKLVVTEIPAVSSSAKPAFSWGDVTTGTVTSTITSGNTVTGTVAKIGDTFLMLPTDNFSSAAKIVITTNWGTNEFNLREVVAASAHTWKSGEYINYNITLSDKIFEITAQSLPWDTNPVDVIFDKQYYLNVEYKLIELANNSAQVFVNVETNYKLDTDPNTGYPAGVFLSSIANPEGNDSYLELGWARVYRPNATISSGVYTYKLEINVDSYNGTGDSRDVFFNIKAGNLIQQMRIKQYRGATDWMTVSRVLDDSGVSGTVPRYKLVFTSGYAGNSSAGEPGAWTWKVTDVSDPDGILMNRETMVGVSGGNGDALYYYYKTNAPTGKTATLTLKNTNGNNPPLTIVVPGLY, from the coding sequence ATGATGAAATTTGGGATTTATATAAATAAGATAAAATATACAGTGACAGCTGTCATTCTTGCGGCTGCCCTCTCTTCTTGTGAGAAGATGATAGGCGGCGGTATGGATACGGAACAGATAGTCGTGCGTTCGATCGTGACGGAGGGGACCAGTGTAACCAAAGGTACGGCTATTGATTCGGATGCAGACCTGCTGGGACTGAATTTTGGTATTTATGCTTCGAGAATACCCGCATCATCGAGTGAACAGATTTACTTTGAAGATGCCAAAGCAAAAGTGAACGGTGACTATACCGCTTCATTGTCACCGATCCGGTACTGGCCTGATGAAGCAACCGATCGACTGAAGTTCTTTTCGTGGTATCCTTGTGATGGTAGCTATACGCCTACTGCGAGTTTCGCAGCTGGACGGTTAAGTTTGAACTATACGGTAAATACCAATGCTGCCAATCATGTGGATGTGCTGACTGCTGTATCAGAACCGTTGGCCTGGAAAAGTCCGGTAAGTATACATTTCTACCATACCCTGACGAAGGTCTCTTTTACCTTCAAGAAGGTGGCCCCGGCTCCGGATGTCGTGACTATAAATAAAATAGAATTTCAGGATATAGGGAAAAGCGGGAAGCTTGTCGTCACAGAAATTCCTGCGGTTTCTTCTTCTGCTAAACCGGCATTTTCCTGGGGTGATGTTACAACAGGTACTGTTACTTCTACGATTACTTCCGGTAATACGGTGACGGGTACTGTTGCTAAGATCGGGGATACGTTTCTCATGCTACCGACAGACAATTTCTCTTCGGCTGCCAAAATCGTTATAACGACCAATTGGGGAACTAACGAATTTAATCTCCGGGAAGTTGTTGCTGCCAGTGCACATACGTGGAAATCGGGAGAATATATAAACTATAATATAACCCTATCCGATAAGATATTCGAGATAACTGCTCAATCTTTACCGTGGGATACGAATCCGGTGGATGTGATCTTTGATAAGCAGTATTATCTGAATGTTGAATATAAATTGATCGAACTGGCAAATAATAGTGCACAAGTCTTTGTAAATGTAGAAACAAACTATAAACTGGATACGGACCCGAATACAGGCTATCCTGCAGGCGTGTTCCTGAGTAGTATTGCCAATCCCGAAGGAAATGATTCATATCTGGAACTCGGTTGGGCTAGGGTTTACAGGCCTAATGCGACAATTTCGTCTGGTGTATACACTTACAAACTTGAGATTAATGTGGATTCTTATAACGGCACAGGCGATAGCCGGGATGTTTTTTTCAATATCAAGGCTGGTAATTTGATACAACAAATGAGAATCAAACAATACCGTGGGGCGACTGACTGGATGACAGTTTCAAGAGTACTTGACGATTCCGGAGTTTCAGGGACGGTGCCTCGCTATAAACTCGTTTTTACTTCGGGATATGCGGGTAATTCGAGTGCAGGAGAGCCTGGCGCGTGGACCTGGAAGGTGACTGATGTATCCGATCCGGACGGTATACTAATGAATAGGGAGACGATGGTGGGTGTGAGCGGAGGTAATGGCGATGCGCTTTATTATTATTACAAAACCAATGCTCCAACCGGTAAAACGGCTACTCTCACCCTGAAGAATACAAACGGTAACAATCCGCCTCTGACGATTGTAGTGCCTGGACTTTACTAG
- a CDS encoding fimbrial protein: protein MKYIHSTSGFNILSLILLVMIGFMGCSDEYSVGPRQTGNTVSFTLTVPDVSIPSVSTRTMEGTNNKEDEVKTVDILVFNVAQSPEVLLARVVATNVTQDLSKNPSTVTFSAELPRTSGKARIVMVANRSLSSIIQDADIGKTKAEIMPKLTHSSTVAWPANGSSSSGYTPIPMYAEKEVSKIYPEMEPITNINLVRMLARIDINNKASNFTVENVYLANYNTVGYIAPAWDSETGLLSDPVPDDPMIPGNSDRTGSPYTYSVNGATSYLGEIYTYEAMAAVDAASNSDGSPNDGAESRKDAVCLIVKGKMEGDNTSYYYRVDFLKSETANYMPLKRNYKYTINIEKAFGVGYLTRDEAIESYRTMTNLDVRLIAYDRDKISDIVYNGQYMLGVSQSEVNVWQYEDAAYKIDVFTDSPGGWKATITEGKGWLNFTNGTAEASGDANKDDEMLLNIPYYWGDLGVTSRTATITLTAGRLTRTIPIKQYIEKRELIKFVDVYGNELPNGLFFPMNNDNGDLVAQTMYVMWTSAGVKVSRDRTATGSTAAIQYASIAPAIEAPPATGTVTEGALYSLQNGVQAITLLPRAGTDSWRQEHLKFRLYDAAGNVFGGQVICPINQGNLLFHIYNYPVGSTSNSYRLPLGLDNYLPLRVNVNWIITNVEIISDSPDNEIFSGGDIYQGQDNTGYLARFESSKDLISTTDTFFVRVRTGQWKAGKSGTIRVTFENSMHTKPTPSSDVYYPFYRTIDLQVFSETNSYTSETGANPLFHVNPLRILNEKGEPKYMPFSEAKTLCEGIGAGWRIPTLGEMATSIIFREALGGVIDNSNKQTNMEGWHSGSNYWTTTKKGSEYIMIPFVFPDNYPDGAAASDYNVTRCVYTDPSSGTKYPNIKEYSSSGNVGVLVTSREGSLGVNSSALSTVATDNKVAPKFLVSNTNTYNGDSETANWTTASAACANRTDGGGGWRLPTLSEAYLIFALNGSTADANLVEGSNNGATSLVWPDSFTKINLDTWTATTNDSNAYRIVPSNYGFWSGRAGKDDSGYFWVHTRCVKTIQ, encoded by the coding sequence ATGAAATATATACATTCAACATCCGGATTCAATATCTTATCACTTATATTGCTGGTGATGATCGGCTTTATGGGTTGTTCGGATGAGTATAGTGTCGGACCCCGTCAAACAGGAAATACGGTTAGCTTTACCTTAACGGTTCCTGATGTCAGTATCCCGTCTGTGTCTACCCGAACGATGGAGGGTACGAACAACAAGGAAGACGAAGTGAAAACAGTCGATATTCTTGTATTCAATGTTGCGCAAAGTCCAGAGGTTCTTCTGGCGCGGGTGGTGGCGACAAATGTTACACAGGATTTGAGCAAAAATCCTTCTACGGTGACTTTTTCAGCGGAACTACCCCGTACCAGCGGCAAGGCACGTATTGTAATGGTAGCGAATCGATCGCTTTCTTCGATTATCCAGGATGCAGATATAGGGAAGACAAAGGCTGAAATAATGCCGAAACTGACACACTCTTCTACTGTGGCATGGCCGGCTAACGGTTCCAGCTCCTCTGGTTATACCCCGATCCCTATGTATGCAGAGAAAGAAGTGTCGAAAATTTATCCAGAGATGGAGCCTATAACCAACATCAACCTGGTTCGTATGCTCGCCCGTATTGACATTAATAACAAGGCTTCGAATTTTACAGTGGAGAATGTATATCTGGCTAATTATAATACAGTCGGATATATTGCTCCTGCCTGGGATTCGGAAACAGGGTTGTTAAGTGATCCGGTACCGGATGATCCGATGATTCCGGGGAATAGTGATAGAACCGGGTCACCTTATACTTATTCAGTCAATGGAGCGACAAGTTATCTGGGGGAAATTTATACTTATGAAGCTATGGCGGCTGTAGATGCAGCCAGTAATTCGGATGGTAGTCCTAATGATGGTGCGGAAAGCCGTAAGGATGCAGTTTGCCTGATTGTAAAAGGAAAAATGGAGGGTGATAATACATCTTATTATTACCGGGTAGATTTCCTGAAATCCGAGACTGCCAACTATATGCCGTTAAAGCGAAATTACAAATATACAATCAATATCGAAAAAGCTTTCGGTGTTGGTTATCTGACTAGAGATGAGGCTATAGAGTCGTATCGAACGATGACCAATCTGGATGTGCGGTTAATTGCTTATGATCGTGACAAGATATCGGACATTGTTTATAACGGACAGTATATGCTCGGGGTAAGCCAGTCGGAAGTAAATGTGTGGCAATATGAAGATGCAGCTTATAAAATAGATGTATTTACCGATAGTCCGGGAGGATGGAAAGCTACTATAACTGAGGGAAAGGGGTGGTTGAATTTTACAAATGGAACGGCTGAAGCATCCGGAGATGCAAATAAAGATGATGAAATGCTTTTGAATATTCCCTATTATTGGGGAGATCTCGGAGTAACAAGCCGTACTGCTACAATAACACTGACAGCCGGACGTTTGACACGTACGATACCTATTAAACAATATATTGAGAAACGGGAGCTAATCAAGTTTGTGGACGTTTACGGAAACGAACTGCCTAATGGTTTGTTTTTCCCAATGAATAATGATAATGGAGATCTTGTGGCGCAGACAATGTACGTTATGTGGACCTCTGCCGGAGTAAAGGTTAGTCGGGACCGTACCGCAACAGGCTCTACCGCTGCAATACAGTATGCATCCATTGCTCCAGCAATAGAAGCTCCCCCCGCTACAGGTACTGTAACGGAAGGAGCCTTGTATTCGTTACAAAATGGAGTGCAGGCAATCACTCTCTTACCACGGGCCGGTACGGATTCATGGCGCCAGGAACATTTAAAGTTTAGATTGTATGATGCTGCAGGCAACGTATTTGGGGGGCAGGTGATATGTCCGATTAATCAGGGGAATTTGCTGTTTCACATATATAACTATCCGGTAGGAAGTACATCGAATAGTTATAGATTACCTTTAGGGTTGGATAATTATTTACCGTTAAGAGTCAATGTCAATTGGATAATAACAAATGTAGAAATAATAAGTGATAGTCCTGACAATGAAATATTTTCAGGTGGTGATATATATCAAGGTCAGGATAACACTGGGTATTTGGCAAGATTTGAGTCCAGTAAAGATCTTATTTCGACTACCGATACTTTCTTTGTACGAGTTAGAACCGGTCAATGGAAAGCAGGAAAAAGTGGTACAATCAGAGTTACATTTGAGAACTCGATGCATACAAAGCCAACACCCAGCTCCGATGTATATTATCCGTTTTATCGAACAATAGATTTGCAGGTATTTTCAGAAACGAATTCATATACCAGTGAAACGGGAGCTAATCCTCTTTTTCATGTGAATCCTTTACGTATTCTAAATGAAAAAGGAGAACCTAAATATATGCCTTTTAGTGAAGCAAAGACATTATGCGAAGGGATAGGAGCAGGATGGAGAATACCAACTTTGGGGGAAATGGCTACATCGATAATTTTTAGAGAAGCACTAGGGGGAGTGATTGATAATTCCAATAAACAAACCAATATGGAAGGTTGGCATTCCGGATCTAATTATTGGACGACAACAAAGAAGGGCTCTGAGTATATAATGATACCATTTGTTTTCCCGGATAATTATCCAGATGGGGCGGCGGCATCAGATTATAACGTTACAAGGTGCGTGTATACAGACCCTTCTTCTGGAACCAAATACCCAAATATCAAAGAATATAGTAGTAGCGGAAATGTTGGTGTTTTAGTTACTTCCAGGGAGGGTAGTTTGGGCGTAAATTCATCGGCTCTCTCTACTGTTGCTACAGATAATAAAGTTGCACCGAAGTTTTTAGTGTCTAATACAAATACCTACAATGGTGATTCCGAAACTGCTAATTGGACTACGGCGAGTGCTGCATGTGCAAATAGAACAGACGGTGGTGGTGGTTGGAGATTGCCTACTCTTTCTGAAGCGTATCTGATCTTTGCTTTAAACGGTTCTACAGCCGATGCAAACTTAGTTGAGGGTTCAAATAATGGAGCAACATCTCTTGTATGGCCCGATAGTTTCACTAAAATAAATCTGGATACCTGGACAGCAACGACCAATGATAGTAATGCTTATCGAATAGTGCCGTCAAACTATGGCTTTTGGTCAGGTCGGGCAGGTAAAGACGATAGTGGTTATTTCTGGGTTCATACTCGCTGTGTGAAAACGATTCAGTGA
- a CDS encoding HU family DNA-binding protein, which yields MNKTEFISAVSEKSGLSKADAKKAVEAFVETVSQELKAGGKVALLGFGSFSVAEKAARKGVNPKTKQPIEIAARKAVKFKAGAELNDKIK from the coding sequence ATGAACAAAACAGAATTTATCTCAGCTGTATCGGAAAAATCCGGTTTAAGTAAGGCTGATGCGAAGAAAGCTGTCGAAGCTTTTGTAGAAACAGTATCTCAAGAATTAAAGGCTGGTGGCAAAGTAGCCCTTTTAGGTTTTGGATCTTTCTCTGTCGCAGAAAAAGCAGCTCGTAAAGGAGTTAACCCGAAGACAAAACAACCAATCGAAATTGCAGCCCGCAAAGCAGTTAAATTTAAAGCAGGTGCAGAGCTGAACGACAAGATAAAATAA
- a CDS encoding rhomboid family intramembrane serine protease — MMNQNGSGFLNSIPPVTKNLIIINLLFWVASLALPKMGIDLVQILGLHFPGVKDFYPFQFVSYMFMHDTRSFGHVFFNMFGVYMFGRVLENVWGPKRFLTFYLVTGIGAGIVQELVWAYSVQSFASANGLTLFELVKMDPSLNMMITIGASGSVFGILLAFAMLFPNVPLFLMFIPIPIKAKYFVIFYGLAELFMGVSSFGGDTVAHFAHLGGMLFGYFLVRYWKKKDAGNGRYFY; from the coding sequence ATGATGAATCAAAATGGCTCGGGGTTCTTGAATAGTATACCACCGGTTACAAAAAACCTTATCATTATTAACCTTCTTTTTTGGGTAGCCAGTCTGGCGTTGCCGAAGATGGGGATCGACCTGGTGCAGATTTTAGGTTTGCACTTTCCGGGTGTAAAGGATTTTTATCCGTTTCAGTTTGTTTCTTACATGTTTATGCATGATACGCGTTCTTTCGGACATGTTTTCTTTAATATGTTCGGGGTATATATGTTCGGACGTGTCCTTGAAAATGTCTGGGGGCCGAAGCGCTTCCTTACCTTTTATCTGGTGACAGGTATTGGAGCCGGTATTGTGCAGGAGTTGGTTTGGGCTTATTCTGTCCAGTCTTTTGCCAGTGCCAACGGTCTGACGCTTTTCGAACTGGTAAAGATGGATCCGTCGTTGAATATGATGATTACGATCGGAGCTTCAGGGTCTGTGTTCGGTATCTTGCTGGCATTTGCCATGCTATTTCCGAATGTGCCGTTATTCCTGATGTTCATACCGATACCTATAAAGGCTAAATATTTTGTTATATTTTACGGGTTGGCTGAACTTTTTATGGGTGTTTCCAGTTTTGGAGGGGACACAGTGGCTCACTTTGCCCATTTAGGCGGTATGCTGTTCGGTTATTTTTTGGTTCGCTACTGGAAAAAGAAAGATGCAGGCAATGGACGGTATTTTTACTAA